GCTGTCCCACCCCGCCCGTAGGGTGTGCTGCGTGAGCGCAGGCGTCTATCCGGAGACCGGGCTCTTCGTGTGCTTCGAGGGCGGCGAGGGAGCCGGCAAGTCGACCCAGTCGCGGCTGCTGCGCGACTGGCTGATGGCCCGCGGCGAGACGGTCCTGCTGACGTACGAGCCCGGCGACACCCCCGTCGGCAAGGAGCTGCGGCGCATCGTGCTCGACCCGGCCACCGGCGAGCTGTCCGACCGCACCGAGGCCCTGCTCTACGCCGCCGACAAGGCCGAGCACGTCGACCACGTCGTGCTGCCCGCGCTGGCGCGCGGCGAGGTCGTCATCACCGACCGCTACGTCGACTCCACGCTGGCCTACCAGGGCGCCGGTCGCACGCTCGAGGTCGCCGAGGTCGAGGCCGTCGCCCGGTGGGCCACGGGCGACCTGCGCCCCCACCTCACCGTCGTCCTCGACCTCGAGCCGGAGGCCGGCTTCGACCGGTTCACCGAGCGCGACCGGATCGAGGCCCAGTCGCTGGAGTTCCACCAGCGGGTGCGCCAGGGCTTCCTCGACCTCGCGGCCGCCGACCCCGACCACTACGTCGTGCTCGACGCCCGCGCGCCGGTCGACGAGATCGCCGCGCGCGTCCAGCAGCGGGTCACGCCCCTCTTGGGACGCCCGTGAGCACCGCGACGGGCACCGTGTGGTCCGACCTCGTCGGCCAGCGGCCGACGATCGAGGTGCTCCAGCGCGCGGCCGCCGGGCACGGCATGACCCACGCCTGGCTGTTCACCGGCCCGCCCGGATCGGGTCGCTCCAACGTCGCGCGGGCGTTCGCGGCGGCGCTGCAGTGCGAGCAGCGCACCGGCTGCGGCGAGTGCGAGGCCTGCCGCCTCGGCCTGCGGGGCTCCCACCCCGACATCACCTGGGTCAAGTCGGAGACCTCCGTGCTCTACGTCGACGACATGCGCGACCTGGTGCAGTCGGCCGCCAAGTTCCCCGCCATCGGCCGCTGGCAGATCGTCGTGATCGAGGACGCCGACCGGCTCGGCACCCCGGAGAATCCGCGCACCGGCAACGCGCTCCTCAAGGCCATCGAGGAGCCGACGCCCAAGACGGTCTGGCTGCTCTGCGCGCCGACGGTGCGCGACGTGCTGCCCACGATCCGCTCGCGCTGCCGCACGCTGACCCTCGCGACGCCCGGCACCCGCGACGTCGCGGCGTTCCTGACCCGCGACGAGGGCATCTCCGAGAC
The sequence above is drawn from the Nocardioides sp. zg-1228 genome and encodes:
- the tmk gene encoding dTMP kinase, which gives rise to MSAGVYPETGLFVCFEGGEGAGKSTQSRLLRDWLMARGETVLLTYEPGDTPVGKELRRIVLDPATGELSDRTEALLYAADKAEHVDHVVLPALARGEVVITDRYVDSTLAYQGAGRTLEVAEVEAVARWATGDLRPHLTVVLDLEPEAGFDRFTERDRIEAQSLEFHQRVRQGFLDLAAADPDHYVVLDARAPVDEIAARVQQRVTPLLGRP